From a region of the Geothrix sp. 21YS21S-2 genome:
- a CDS encoding FAD-dependent oxidoreductase has protein sequence MSDYRIKEHPILPIPAEPTLAFTWQGRDLKARVGETISSALFSNGIRTFGHHHKDGAPMGIFCANGQCAQCSVIADGLPVKSCMVPVRDGMTVAPLDGKPVLPDVGEGDLAFRDIETLNVECLILGGGPAGLSAAVELGKAGVGVVLVDDKADLGGKLVLQTHKFFGSIDACHAGTRGMDIGRKLEAEVRKFENVRIWANSNALAVFSDRKVGILREGHYVLVQPQVLLVATGAREKSLVFRGNTLPGVYGAGAFQTLVNRDMVKPSDRLFVIGGGNVGLIAAYHALQAGIEVVGLCEALPECGGYKVHRDKLVRMGVPIHNSHTVISANGEGEVESVTIAKLDAAWKVVPGTEKTFKCDTVLVAVGLEPVNEFFGKAKEFGLPVYSAGDAEEIAEASAAMFTGKIRGLEIARALGRDTGEVPTEWHRTAAVLKSRPGATITEEIPEDEKGVFPVFHCSQEIPCNPCTSICPQGSIMIEGNDILGVPTFNEKDCIACEQCVAVCPGLAITLLDYRRGGDEVLVSIPYEFPGSTIKAGDTVTVLDTLGRILGNVKVDRVRSPKFADHAVLVKVRAPFEIAKQIAGIRVQQPWVSEPMPEKVERLADDEIVCRCERVTAGDVRAQIRAGVRDMNELKASTRAGMGACGGKTCPSLIRRIFREEGVKDSEITELTQRPIFMEVPLGAFAGVVTGEGPVQDVARAHAVGAFQGGL, from the coding sequence ATGTCGGACTACCGGATCAAGGAACACCCGATTCTGCCCATCCCGGCGGAACCCACCCTGGCCTTCACCTGGCAGGGCAGGGACCTCAAGGCGCGGGTGGGCGAGACCATCTCCTCGGCGCTCTTCTCCAACGGCATCCGGACCTTCGGCCACCACCACAAGGACGGCGCCCCCATGGGCATCTTCTGCGCCAACGGCCAGTGCGCCCAGTGCTCGGTCATCGCCGACGGGCTGCCGGTGAAGTCCTGCATGGTCCCCGTGCGCGACGGCATGACCGTGGCCCCCCTGGACGGCAAGCCCGTCCTGCCCGACGTGGGCGAGGGCGACCTGGCGTTCCGGGACATCGAGACCCTCAACGTGGAGTGCCTGATCCTGGGCGGCGGCCCCGCGGGGCTGTCGGCCGCGGTGGAGCTGGGCAAGGCGGGCGTGGGCGTGGTGCTGGTGGACGACAAGGCCGACCTGGGCGGCAAGCTCGTTCTGCAGACCCACAAGTTCTTCGGGTCCATCGACGCCTGCCACGCGGGCACGCGCGGCATGGACATCGGCCGCAAGCTCGAGGCCGAGGTGCGGAAATTCGAGAACGTGCGCATCTGGGCCAACAGCAATGCCCTGGCGGTCTTCTCGGACCGCAAGGTGGGCATCCTGCGCGAGGGCCACTACGTCCTCGTCCAGCCCCAGGTGCTGCTGGTGGCCACCGGCGCCCGGGAGAAGTCGCTCGTGTTCCGGGGCAACACGCTGCCCGGCGTCTACGGGGCCGGCGCCTTCCAGACCCTGGTGAACCGGGACATGGTCAAGCCATCGGACCGGCTCTTCGTCATCGGCGGCGGCAACGTGGGCCTGATCGCGGCCTACCATGCGCTGCAGGCCGGCATCGAGGTGGTGGGGCTCTGCGAGGCCCTGCCGGAGTGCGGCGGCTACAAGGTGCACCGGGACAAGCTGGTGCGCATGGGCGTGCCCATCCACAACAGCCACACCGTCATCTCCGCCAACGGCGAGGGCGAGGTGGAGTCGGTGACCATCGCCAAATTGGACGCGGCCTGGAAGGTGGTGCCGGGCACCGAGAAGACGTTCAAGTGCGACACCGTGCTGGTGGCCGTGGGCCTGGAGCCGGTGAACGAGTTCTTCGGCAAGGCCAAGGAGTTCGGCCTGCCGGTCTACTCCGCGGGCGACGCCGAGGAGATCGCCGAGGCATCCGCGGCCATGTTCACCGGCAAGATCCGGGGCCTGGAGATCGCCCGGGCCCTGGGCCGGGACACGGGCGAAGTGCCCACGGAGTGGCACCGCACCGCCGCCGTGCTCAAGTCCCGTCCGGGCGCCACCATCACCGAGGAGATCCCCGAGGACGAGAAGGGGGTCTTCCCCGTCTTCCACTGCAGCCAGGAGATCCCCTGCAACCCCTGCACCAGCATCTGCCCGCAGGGTTCGATCATGATCGAGGGCAACGACATCCTGGGGGTGCCGACCTTCAACGAGAAGGACTGCATCGCCTGCGAGCAGTGCGTCGCGGTGTGCCCGGGCCTGGCCATCACGCTCCTGGACTACCGCCGGGGCGGGGACGAGGTCCTGGTGTCGATCCCCTACGAGTTCCCCGGGTCCACCATCAAGGCCGGCGACACGGTCACGGTGCTGGACACGCTGGGACGGATCCTGGGCAACGTGAAGGTGGACCGGGTGCGCTCGCCCAAGTTCGCCGACCACGCGGTGCTGGTGAAGGTGCGGGCGCCCTTCGAGATCGCCAAGCAGATCGCGGGCATCCGGGTGCAGCAGCCCTGGGTTTCCGAGCCGATGCCCGAGAAGGTGGAACGCCTGGCCGACGACGAGATCGTCTGCCGCTGCGAGCGGGTCACCGCCGGGGACGTGCGGGCCCAGATCCGGGCCGGGGTGCGGGACATGAACGAGCTGAAGGCCTCGACCCGGGCCGGCATGGGCGCCTGCGGCGGCAAGACCTGCCCCAGCCTCATCCGGCGCATCTTCCGGGAGGAGGGCGTCAAGGATTCCGAGATCACCGAGCTCACCCAGCGCCCCATCTTCATGGAGGTGCCCCTGGGGGCCTTCGCGGGCGTGGTGACGGGGGAGGGTCCCGTGCAGGACGTGGCGCGCGCGCACGCGGTAGGCGCCTTCCAGGGAGGTCTGTGA
- a CDS encoding FlxA-like family protein: MDITALTASTGTTATTALQTQLQARQMELQRVETSKMDETTKATKIREIKAQIEALQAKIQQRSQARTAKAAMTLANASTGSVDALA, translated from the coding sequence ATGGACATTACCGCCCTGACCGCCAGCACCGGAACCACGGCGACCACCGCGCTCCAGACCCAGCTCCAGGCCAGGCAGATGGAACTCCAGCGCGTCGAAACCAGCAAGATGGACGAGACCACCAAGGCCACGAAGATCCGCGAGATCAAGGCCCAGATCGAGGCCCTCCAGGCCAAGATCCAGCAACGGTCCCAGGCTAGGACGGCAAAGGCGGCAATGACTCTTGCGAACGCATCCACGGGATCCGTGGACGCGCTCGCCTAG
- a CDS encoding GNAT family N-acetyltransferase — protein MRQVGSGSRPVRIREVTTEPGFRAARELLQEYAAGLGIDLSFQGYQKELDLLPGAYAAPGGAIFLALSDDRAVGMVALRPLHPGTCELKRLFVRPAFRRSGTGTQLVEAALSGARVRGYAEVVLDTLPAMAGALALYRRLGFQDIPPYYATPIPGTLFLKKGLRDSAQG, from the coding sequence ATGCGTCAGGTAGGATCCGGCAGCCGCCCGGTCCGCATCCGGGAAGTCACCACCGAACCCGGTTTCCGTGCCGCCCGCGAACTTCTCCAGGAGTACGCCGCAGGCCTGGGCATCGATCTGTCGTTCCAGGGTTACCAGAAGGAGCTGGATCTGCTTCCGGGTGCCTACGCCGCCCCGGGAGGGGCCATTTTCCTGGCCCTAAGCGATGACCGCGCCGTTGGCATGGTGGCCCTTCGCCCCCTCCATCCAGGAACATGCGAATTGAAAAGGCTCTTTGTCCGCCCCGCATTCCGCCGCTCCGGGACCGGAACTCAATTGGTGGAGGCTGCCCTGTCTGGCGCACGCGTCCGGGGTTATGCCGAAGTGGTCCTGGATACGCTGCCGGCCATGGCCGGCGCCCTCGCCTTGTACCGTCGGCTCGGATTCCAGGATATCCCGCCCTACTATGCGACTCCCATTCCGGGAACGCTGTTCCTGAAAAAGGGGCTCCGTGACTCGGCGCAGGGCTGA
- the hydE gene encoding [FeFe] hydrogenase H-cluster radical SAM maturase HydE has translation MQRNEILHWLKETDEARLEELWARADAVRKANVGDEVHLRGLIEISNFCVRQCAYCGINACSQGITRYRMEPAEILACAREAHRLGYGSVVMQSGEDPGLKVETIAAIVREIKATTPLAVTLSLGEREDDELMAWKAAGADRFLLRFETSDPKLYDVIHPSLPGTLSDRMAQLDRMRSFGYEIGTGVMVGIPGQTWEILAQDIDTFRGYDMDMIGIGPFLPSPRTPLGGPDAASYLAPPSQQVPNDELTTLKAVALTRIVCPQSNIPSTTALATIDPKAGRELGLCRGANVVMPNVTPPAYRVLYEIYPGKACVHETAQVCHGCMEARIRSIGRVMGKGPGGRRA, from the coding sequence ATGCAGCGAAATGAGATCCTTCACTGGCTCAAGGAGACCGACGAGGCCCGCCTGGAGGAGCTGTGGGCGCGCGCCGACGCCGTGCGCAAGGCCAACGTCGGCGACGAGGTGCACCTGCGCGGCCTCATCGAGATCAGCAACTTCTGCGTGCGCCAGTGCGCCTACTGCGGCATCAACGCCTGTTCCCAGGGCATCACGCGCTACCGCATGGAGCCCGCCGAGATCCTGGCCTGCGCCCGGGAGGCCCACCGCCTGGGCTACGGCTCCGTCGTCATGCAGTCCGGGGAGGACCCGGGCCTGAAGGTCGAGACCATCGCCGCCATCGTGCGGGAGATCAAGGCCACCACCCCCCTGGCCGTGACGCTGAGCCTGGGCGAGCGCGAGGACGACGAGCTGATGGCCTGGAAGGCCGCGGGCGCCGACCGCTTCCTGCTGCGCTTCGAGACCAGCGACCCCAAGCTCTACGACGTCATCCACCCCTCGCTGCCGGGCACCCTCTCGGACCGCATGGCCCAGCTGGACCGCATGCGGAGCTTCGGCTACGAGATCGGCACGGGCGTCATGGTGGGCATCCCCGGCCAGACCTGGGAGATCCTGGCCCAGGACATCGACACCTTCCGCGGCTACGACATGGACATGATCGGCATCGGCCCCTTCCTGCCCAGCCCCCGCACACCCCTGGGCGGCCCGGACGCGGCAAGCTACCTGGCTCCGCCCAGCCAGCAGGTGCCCAACGACGAACTCACCACCCTCAAGGCCGTGGCCCTCACCCGCATCGTCTGCCCCCAGTCCAACATCCCCAGCACCACGGCCCTGGCCACGATCGACCCCAAGGCCGGCCGGGAACTGGGCCTCTGCCGCGGCGCCAACGTGGTGATGCCCAACGTAACGCCGCCCGCGTACCGGGTCCTCTACGAGATCTACCCCGGCAAGGCCTGCGTGCACGAGACCGCGCAGGTCTGCCACGGGTGCATGGAGGCCCGGATCCGGTCCATCGGCCGGGTCATGGGCAAGGGCCCCGGAGGCCGCAGGGCATAG
- a CDS encoding aspartate ammonia-lyase gives MSETRREKDNLGELDVPASARHGVHTARALENFPLLGRPVHPELIHAFGAVKLAALRTNRNLGFLPDALKADALEQACRELMDGLLDADIPVDALQGGAGTSTNMNVNEVLANRALELLGLSRGDYAAVSPLDHANLHQSTNDTFPTALRIAAIQGLRELERQVLALQEAFQAQEKALAHVVKVARTELQDAVLTTLGRSMGAYAEALNRDRWRLAKAEERLRVVNLGGTAIGTGLAAPTEYIFRVVDELRDLTGMGLARAENLVEATQNIDTLVEVSGLLKALATTLVKISTDLRVLASGPEAGLGELKLPPRQAGSSIMPGKVNPVIPEAATQAALLAMAHDQALSMAAAMGSMELNPFLPLAAHCLLESFDLLARACMILRTHCVEGLTADEARCRAQVENGTAAATALLPLLGYDRVSELVARAAGRGLRAAGIEDGYFTAAQFDELTSPEAVGRLGFRKPRP, from the coding sequence ATGAGCGAGACCCGCCGGGAGAAGGACAACCTTGGAGAGCTGGACGTCCCGGCTTCGGCCCGCCACGGCGTCCACACCGCCCGGGCCCTGGAGAACTTCCCGCTGCTGGGCCGGCCCGTGCACCCCGAGCTGATCCACGCCTTCGGGGCCGTGAAGCTCGCCGCCCTGCGCACCAACCGGAACCTGGGCTTCCTTCCGGACGCCCTCAAGGCGGACGCCCTGGAGCAGGCCTGCCGGGAGCTCATGGACGGCCTCCTGGACGCCGACATCCCGGTGGATGCCCTGCAGGGCGGGGCCGGCACCTCCACCAACATGAACGTCAACGAGGTCCTGGCCAACCGGGCCCTGGAGCTGCTGGGCCTGTCCCGGGGCGACTACGCCGCCGTCTCCCCGCTGGACCACGCGAACCTCCACCAGAGCACCAACGACACCTTCCCCACCGCCCTGCGCATCGCCGCCATCCAGGGCCTCCGGGAGCTGGAGCGCCAGGTTCTGGCCCTCCAGGAGGCCTTCCAGGCCCAGGAGAAGGCGCTGGCCCACGTGGTCAAGGTGGCCCGCACCGAGCTGCAGGACGCCGTGCTGACGACCCTGGGCCGGTCCATGGGCGCCTACGCCGAGGCCCTCAACCGCGACCGCTGGCGCCTTGCCAAGGCCGAGGAGCGCCTGCGCGTGGTGAACCTGGGCGGCACGGCCATCGGCACGGGCCTGGCGGCGCCCACGGAGTACATCTTCCGGGTGGTCGACGAGCTGCGCGACCTCACCGGCATGGGCCTGGCCCGGGCCGAGAACCTCGTTGAGGCCACCCAGAACATCGACACGCTGGTGGAGGTCTCCGGCCTCCTGAAGGCCCTGGCCACCACCCTCGTCAAGATCTCCACGGACCTGCGGGTGCTTGCCAGCGGCCCCGAGGCGGGCCTGGGCGAGCTGAAGCTCCCTCCCCGCCAGGCGGGAAGCTCCATCATGCCCGGCAAGGTCAACCCGGTGATCCCGGAGGCCGCGACCCAGGCCGCCCTCCTCGCCATGGCCCACGACCAGGCCCTGTCCATGGCCGCTGCCATGGGCTCCATGGAGCTCAACCCCTTCCTGCCCCTGGCCGCCCACTGCCTCCTGGAGAGTTTCGACCTCCTGGCCCGGGCCTGCATGATCCTGCGGACCCATTGCGTCGAGGGCCTCACCGCCGACGAGGCCCGCTGCCGCGCCCAGGTGGAGAACGGCACCGCCGCCGCCACCGCCCTCCTGCCCCTGCTGGGGTACGACCGCGTCAGCGAACTGGTGGCCCGCGCCGCCGGCCGCGGGCTGCGGGCCGCCGGCATCGAGGACGGCTACTTCACCGCGGCGCAGTTCGACGAGCTCACCAGCCCCGAGGCGGTGGGCCGCCTCGGCTTCAGGAAGCCCCGCCCATGA
- a CDS encoding FAD-binding oxidoreductase: MSTAVYDVIVIGAGSVGMPTAMHLAEKGLKVLCLDQFASPGQGSNKCAIGGIRATHSSPAKIKLCLDSLRTFGHWKEEHGWDIEWARGGYAFVAYRPHEERLLKNLLVVQKQAGLNIEWKDRKELLQVAPGLREEGLLGGTFSPEDGSASPMRSCLGFHRRAVELGVDCRFNEKVTSIMRRKGKVVGVRTDKGGYATGCIVNAAGPWARAVAQAGGLDAPVVPDCHEAGISEAVAPFLDPMVVDIRPAPGSENFYFYQHKPGQVVFCITPNPPVVGSDRRETSAYLPMIARRMVDLMPKLGNLKVRRTWRGLYPMTPDGAPLVGRSASLEGYIDAIGMCGQGYMLGPGVGALVARLATDSLQEGDAAILEELSPARAFGGVEALK, translated from the coding sequence ATGAGCACCGCCGTCTACGACGTCATCGTCATCGGTGCGGGCAGCGTCGGCATGCCCACCGCCATGCACCTGGCGGAAAAGGGCCTGAAGGTGCTCTGCCTCGACCAGTTCGCCTCCCCCGGCCAGGGCAGCAACAAGTGCGCCATCGGCGGCATCCGCGCCACGCACTCGTCCCCCGCCAAGATCAAGCTCTGCCTGGACAGCCTGCGCACCTTCGGCCACTGGAAGGAGGAGCACGGGTGGGACATCGAGTGGGCGCGGGGCGGCTACGCCTTCGTGGCCTACCGCCCCCACGAGGAGCGGCTCCTGAAGAACCTCCTGGTCGTGCAGAAGCAGGCCGGCCTGAACATCGAGTGGAAGGACCGCAAGGAGCTGCTTCAGGTGGCTCCGGGCCTGCGGGAGGAAGGGCTGCTGGGCGGCACCTTCTCCCCCGAGGACGGTTCGGCCTCCCCCATGCGCAGCTGCCTGGGCTTCCACCGCCGCGCCGTGGAACTGGGCGTGGACTGCCGCTTCAACGAGAAGGTCACCAGCATCATGCGGCGCAAGGGCAAGGTGGTGGGCGTGCGCACCGACAAGGGCGGCTACGCCACCGGGTGCATCGTCAACGCCGCCGGTCCCTGGGCCCGGGCCGTGGCCCAGGCCGGGGGCCTCGACGCCCCGGTGGTGCCGGACTGCCACGAGGCGGGCATCAGCGAGGCCGTGGCCCCCTTCCTGGACCCGATGGTCGTGGACATCCGCCCCGCCCCCGGTTCCGAGAACTTCTACTTCTACCAGCACAAGCCCGGCCAGGTGGTCTTCTGCATCACCCCCAACCCCCCCGTGGTGGGCTCGGACCGCCGCGAGACCAGCGCCTACCTGCCCATGATCGCCCGCCGCATGGTGGACCTCATGCCCAAGCTGGGCAACCTGAAGGTGCGCCGCACCTGGCGCGGCCTCTACCCCATGACTCCCGACGGCGCGCCGCTGGTGGGCCGTTCCGCCTCGCTGGAAGGCTACATCGACGCCATCGGCATGTGCGGCCAGGGCTACATGCTGGGCCCCGGCGTGGGCGCCCTGGTGGCGCGGCTGGCCACGGACTCCCTGCAGGAGGGCGACGCCGCCATCCTGGAGGAGCTGAGCCCGGCGCGCGCCTTCGGAGGCGTGGAGGCGCTGAAGTAG
- the hydF gene encoding [FeFe] hydrogenase H-cluster maturation GTPase HydF, with protein sequence MTQPAPRSLRLHIGLFGRRNVGKSSLLNAFTRQQVSIVSDVKGTTTDPVEKPMELLPLGPVLFVDTAGVDDEGALGELRMARTRAVLDRVDLGVIVTEGTSWGEFEAGLLAELQARKVPALVVHNKADLGGDAAPRHPAEIPFVAVSALRGTGIPGLKEALLRLAPADFFDNRRLVSDLVPPGGLAVLVVPIDKEAPKGRLILPQVMAIRDLLDGESMVMVVQERELRPALARLKEPPSLVVTDSQAFLKVAADVPRDIPMTSFSILMSRFQGDLAEQVRGTLGIERLKGGDRILVAETCGHHPVGEDIGRVKIPRWLTQYVGAKLEFEHVQGRDFPEDLTPYGLVVHCGNCTGNRREMLSRIHRAREAGVPLTNYGLTIAYSLGIFERALEPFPAAKALLEQVHAAK encoded by the coding sequence ATGACCCAGCCCGCCCCCCGCTCCCTCCGCCTGCACATTGGCTTGTTCGGCCGTCGCAACGTCGGCAAGTCCTCCCTTCTCAACGCCTTCACCCGGCAGCAGGTGAGCATCGTCTCGGACGTGAAAGGCACCACCACGGACCCCGTGGAAAAGCCCATGGAGCTGCTTCCCCTGGGCCCCGTGCTCTTCGTGGACACGGCGGGCGTGGACGACGAGGGCGCCCTGGGCGAGCTCCGCATGGCCCGCACCCGCGCCGTGCTGGACCGGGTGGACCTGGGCGTCATCGTCACCGAGGGCACCAGCTGGGGCGAGTTCGAGGCGGGGCTCCTGGCGGAGCTCCAGGCCCGGAAGGTGCCGGCCCTGGTGGTGCACAACAAGGCCGACCTGGGCGGCGACGCCGCCCCGCGCCACCCGGCGGAGATCCCCTTCGTGGCCGTGAGCGCGCTCCGGGGCACCGGCATCCCCGGCCTCAAGGAGGCCCTGCTGCGGCTCGCGCCGGCAGACTTCTTCGACAACCGGCGCCTGGTGTCCGACCTGGTCCCGCCGGGGGGCCTCGCGGTCCTGGTGGTGCCCATCGACAAGGAGGCCCCCAAGGGCCGCCTCATCCTGCCCCAGGTCATGGCCATCCGCGATCTCCTGGACGGGGAGTCCATGGTGATGGTGGTGCAGGAGCGCGAGCTGCGGCCCGCGCTGGCGCGGCTCAAGGAGCCGCCGTCGCTCGTGGTGACCGATTCCCAGGCCTTCCTGAAGGTGGCCGCGGACGTGCCCCGGGACATCCCCATGACCAGCTTCTCCATCCTCATGAGCCGCTTCCAGGGCGACCTGGCCGAGCAGGTGCGGGGAACCCTCGGCATCGAGCGGCTCAAGGGCGGCGACCGGATCCTGGTGGCCGAGACCTGCGGCCACCACCCCGTGGGCGAGGACATCGGCCGGGTGAAGATCCCCCGCTGGCTCACCCAGTACGTGGGCGCGAAGCTGGAATTCGAGCACGTCCAGGGCCGGGACTTCCCCGAGGACCTCACCCCCTACGGCCTCGTCGTGCACTGCGGCAACTGCACCGGCAACCGCAGGGAGATGCTCAGCCGCATCCACCGGGCCCGGGAGGCGGGCGTACCCCTCACCAACTACGGCCTGACGATCGCGTATTCCCTCGGGATCTTCGAGCGGGCCCTGGAGCCCTTCCCCGCGGCGAAAGCCCTCCTGGAGCAGGTTCATGCAGCGAAATGA